DNA from Thioalbus denitrificans:
GTCGCGGACTGCTGCGGCGTTGCGCTCGCTTGAAAGGGTGCCTGCCCTTCCTGCACCGGCGCGCCTTGCATCTGACCGGGCGGCGACTCGCTGCATGGGCCTCCAAGAGTGGCGCAGCACACCAGACCACCCGGTGCCAGGCGCAACAACGTGGAAGACCCTATCTCTTTTAATCTGCGCAATCTGCGTAATCTGCGGATATCCTCTCTTTCGCTTTTCAACCCGTGCCCTGACGCAGGCGGCGGGGGATTTGACCCAGTGCCGGCGCCGGGGCCGGCCGCAAGTCCCTGATTTGCCGTCCGCCGTTGCCTGGCATCGACATTGCAGACCGGTTTCCCGTCCGCACACTGCACAGGGAAGCGCTGCCATGGATTGCCTGCCCACCTTTCCCGTCCGCCGCGCCTGCGGCGGGCTCCCCTGCGGGGCGTGTCCCCTCGGTCCCCTCCATGCCGGCGGCCTGGAGGTGGAGAGCCGCTACGTGCCCGAGGGCTTGCGCCTCTACCGGGCCGGGGAGCCGGGCGAGCACTTCTACCACCTGGTCCGGGGCCAGCTGAAGCTGGTCTGCTACCTCCCCGACGGGCAGCAGCGCATCGTGCGCCTGCTCGGGCCCGGGGACCTGTTCGGGCTGGAGGTCCTGCTGGACACCGGCTATCGGCACCACGCCTGGGTGGTCCGCGGCGCCCTGCTCTGCCGGCTGCCGGCGGCGGCGGTGCGCCGCGCCGCCGATGCCGATCCGGCGCTGAAGTGGAACCTGCTGGGCCAC
Protein-coding regions in this window:
- a CDS encoding Crp/Fnr family transcriptional regulator, with the translated sequence MDCLPTFPVRRACGGLPCGACPLGPLHAGGLEVESRYVPEGLRLYRAGEPGEHFYHLVRGQLKLVCYLPDGQQRIVRLLGPGDLFGLEVLLDTGYRHHAWVVRGALLCRLPAAAVRRAADADPALKWNLLGHWQRALEAADTWLTRFATGTARQRVARMLLWFAERGHGRLEIDFTREEMGAILGLTAETVSRVMAEFQRGGGLRRRGRSGLSCDCRQLARMAGEM